The Mercurialis annua linkage group LG2, ddMerAnnu1.2, whole genome shotgun sequence genome contains a region encoding:
- the LOC126669585 gene encoding two-component response regulator ORR4-like has translation MEMMKSADEEQQHHFHVLEVDDSVLDRKLLERLLRVSSYQVTFVESGDKDLEYLGLLDKLEDNEPISAPSSPSSSSFNISQPTQQEGMKVNLIMTDYCMPGMSGYDLLKRVKGSFWKDVPVVVMSSENIPFRISMCLEGGAEEFFLKSLRLSDVEKLQPHLLKTQPDDDTINGSNTKENNISKRKAISPEPPQRRPKK, from the coding sequence ATGGAGATGATGAAATCAGCTGATGAAGAACAGCAACATCATTTTCATGTATTGGAAGTGGATGATAGTGTTCTTGACAGGAAGCTTTTAGAGAGACTGCTAAGAGTTTCTTCTTATCAAGTAACTTTTGTGGAGTCTGGAGATAAAGATTTAGAATATCTTGGATTGCTTGATAAACTAGAAGATAATGAACCTATTTCTGCTCCATCATCACCATCTTCCTCTTCTTTCAATATTTCTCAACCAACACAACAAGAGGGAATGAAAGTGAATTTGATCATGACAGACTACTGTATGCCCGGAATGAGCGGCTATGACTTACTCAAAAGAGTCAAGGGTTCGTTTTGGAAGGATGTCCCAGTTGTGGTTATGTCATCTGAAAATATACCTTTTAGAATTTCCATGTGCTTGGAAGGAGGAGCTGAGGAATTCTTCTTGAAATCACTTCGATTATCAGATGTGGAGAAGCTGCAGCCTCATCTTCTAAAAACACAGCCTGATGATGATACCATTAATGGAAGCAACACTAAGGAAAATAATATTAGCAAGAGAAAGGCTATATCTCCTGAACCTCCTCAGAGAAgacctaaaaaataa